In Acidobacteriota bacterium, a genomic segment contains:
- a CDS encoding DUF4340 domain-containing protein, with protein MNELTKTMAFAAGAVLLVLLAVVTAPAGYTPDSFIDQGQPFFPDFTDPNQAVTLEVVTWDDETASADAFKVTSQGGVWTIPSHHGYPADGEEQLAKTAAGVIQLSRDDFRSDNAADHEAMGVGDPLDDTAASLKGRGRRVTMRGENDQVLADIIIGKEVEDRPGYRFVRLPGQKRVYSAKVDFDISTRFQDWIKQDLLEVDKAAIDKLTLLDYSVDERSGVVRNRGSLVVVEDGGEWKIEGSREEVDSSKVDQLLTAVDELSIVGVRPKPQGLSEGLNRIEEEGLRLTRQDQMDLQDKGYFFSVEGSLLSNEGELQVRTNKGVRYTLRFGEIVYGSGETISAGGESEQDESQGPGENRYLFVTTEFLPDYFPEPPKPANLDFQDKERDDWTAADQQNKGLHDVHQRWKERVEAGRRKSQELNARFADWYYVISDESFRKVRVERSDLIKEED; from the coding sequence ATGAACGAATTGACCAAGACCATGGCCTTCGCCGCCGGAGCCGTCCTGCTGGTACTGCTGGCCGTCGTTACGGCTCCCGCCGGATATACACCCGACAGCTTCATCGACCAGGGACAGCCTTTCTTTCCCGATTTCACCGATCCCAACCAGGCCGTGACCCTGGAGGTCGTGACCTGGGACGATGAAACCGCTTCCGCCGACGCCTTCAAGGTGACCTCCCAGGGCGGCGTCTGGACTATTCCTTCCCACCATGGGTATCCCGCCGACGGCGAAGAGCAGTTGGCCAAGACGGCTGCCGGGGTGATCCAGTTGTCGCGCGACGACTTCCGCAGCGACAATGCGGCCGATCATGAGGCCATGGGCGTGGGCGATCCGCTCGACGACACCGCGGCCTCGCTGAAAGGCCGCGGACGCCGCGTCACCATGAGGGGCGAAAACGACCAAGTTCTGGCCGACATCATCATCGGCAAAGAAGTCGAGGACCGTCCCGGATACCGCTTCGTGCGCCTGCCGGGCCAGAAGAGGGTCTACTCGGCCAAGGTCGATTTCGATATCTCCACGCGTTTTCAGGACTGGATCAAGCAAGATCTGCTGGAGGTCGACAAGGCCGCAATCGATAAGCTGACCTTGCTCGACTACTCCGTTGACGAGCGCAGCGGGGTGGTGCGCAACCGGGGCTCGCTGGTGGTGGTTGAGGACGGCGGCGAGTGGAAGATCGAGGGCTCGCGTGAAGAAGTCGACAGCAGCAAAGTCGACCAACTGCTGACGGCTGTCGACGAGCTTTCCATCGTGGGCGTGCGTCCCAAGCCGCAAGGGCTTTCCGAGGGTCTCAACCGCATCGAGGAAGAGGGCCTGCGGCTGACGCGCCAGGACCAGATGGATCTTCAAGACAAGGGCTACTTCTTCTCGGTGGAGGGCAGTCTGCTTTCCAACGAAGGCGAGTTGCAGGTGCGCACCAACAAGGGCGTACGCTACACTCTGCGCTTCGGCGAGATCGTCTACGGCAGCGGCGAGACCATCAGTGCCGGGGGGGAATCGGAGCAGGACGAGTCGCAGGGCCCGGGAGAGAACCGCTATCTCTTCGTCACCACCGAGTTCCTGCCCGACTATTTTCCCGAGCCGCCAAAGCCCGCCAACCTCGACTTCCAGGACAAGGAGCGGGACGACTGGACCGCCGCCGATCAGCAGAACAAGGGCCTGCACGACGTCCACCAGCGCTGGAAGGAACGGGTCGAGGCAGGGCGCCGCAAGTCTCAGGAACTTAACGCCCGCTTCGCCGACTGGTACTATGTCATCTCCGACGAGAGCTTCCGCAAGGTCCGCGTGGAGCGGTCGGACCTGATCAAGGAGGAGGATTAA
- a CDS encoding ABC transporter ATP-binding protein has protein sequence MNMEIVDMDGSPSQSMIEAQGLSKYYGPFVAIEDISFSIPQGQIVAFLGPNGAGKTTTMKILTGYLSPSQGEARIAGLDVRSQRIEAVKKLGYLPENGPLYEDMTPMELLEFFGEARGMGQEQLTARLGTVIDQCGLEQVLEKPIGKLSRGYRQRVGLAQALLHDPEVLIMDEPTAGLDPNQIRGFRENIQQLGRTKTVLISTHILQEVDAVADRVLLVHNGRLVFDGSPDELKENGSLEQPFYRLTNYGHLADSDGAGAAGEAG, from the coding sequence ATGAACATGGAGATTGTTGATATGGACGGTTCCCCATCGCAGTCAATGATCGAGGCGCAAGGGTTGAGCAAGTATTACGGACCCTTCGTCGCCATCGAAGACATCAGTTTCTCCATTCCTCAGGGCCAGATCGTCGCCTTTCTGGGGCCCAACGGCGCCGGCAAGACGACCACCATGAAGATCCTGACCGGCTATCTCAGCCCCAGCCAGGGCGAGGCCCGCATCGCCGGCCTGGACGTGCGCTCGCAGCGCATCGAGGCCGTCAAAAAATTGGGATACCTGCCCGAGAACGGTCCGCTCTACGAGGACATGACGCCGATGGAACTCTTGGAGTTTTTCGGCGAGGCCCGCGGGATGGGGCAAGAGCAACTCACAGCCCGTCTGGGTACGGTCATCGACCAGTGCGGCCTGGAGCAGGTGCTGGAGAAGCCCATCGGCAAGCTCTCGCGCGGTTACCGCCAGCGCGTAGGGCTGGCCCAGGCCCTGCTCCATGATCCCGAAGTGCTCATCATGGACGAGCCGACGGCGGGACTCGACCCCAACCAGATCCGCGGCTTCCGCGAGAACATCCAGCAGTTGGGACGCACCAAGACGGTTCTCATTTCCACCCACATCCTGCAAGAGGTGGACGCGGTGGCCGACCGGGTTCTGCTGGTGCATAACGGGCGCCTGGTGTTCGACGGCTCTCCCGATGAGCTCAAAGAGAACGGGTCCCTGGAGCAACCCTTTTACCGGCTCACCAACTATGGGCACCTGGCTGATTCCGACGGCGCCGGCGCTGCAGGGGAGGCAGGATAA
- a CDS encoding insulinase family protein — MKRFCLTLLALSLFVPYLQAQRPRGEAPAWEHESSDIPVNPRIRFIDLENGMRLAWMANPEPDQRSYLRMRVSVGSLAEEDDELGMAHFLEHMAFNGTRNFPPGTLVEWFQEHGMAFGADSNASTGFEATVYQIDLPSSDGQSIEEGLRVLRDFADRIVLSAQEVEAEKGVIDAEQVERDSASLRTFVKQMQIELAGTRIPQRLPIGEKEVRARFSVDMIENFYRKWYRPENVTLVLVGDLEDLDPEPLMRQAFEDWKAPDGPPQEVPPVRQPTFEERYYNIYEQEIPTAQVSLEMLRPYEERPDTKAERLKDLPLSIARGMLNLRYSELAKRAGAPFLNASVGRSSAFEVIEGQSLTVIAAPDKWREGLAQAEQELRRAIRFGFQQPELEEVRANVLRSLDESVEREKTRASGGFVNSILSAAGNDVVVSDAETNRAILRPALDALTLQACNQAFSEAWEEGTLQLSLVGAVDLGEEAEQILRQALQESRQVEVEAPEAISVEAFAYQSDPEVKGAITERRHIEDLDIHQAAFANGVLVNIKKTDFKEKQILIQGRLGEGLLTLDKDRHPMSLVASQVFAASGLEAHSSDDLRRILAGKQTGFSFSVAQDYFGIGGSTTSEDLLLECELIAAYLQHPGWRPEGMNQFKAVVPRIYEGLRHQHQGPLQSQFIPGLYNNDPRFGLPPQEAVSQVSMDDLRAWLDPHLREAPLEVTFVGDLDVEAVLDAAARTLGRLPQRRPFRRYQDRRQAPAPKAGVTAEYQIETSVPKSLLYIAYPTTDGMETEVRRKLYFLSQVVDDRLRKEIREKLGAAYSPSASSQTNTVFPGVGLLAVQSMSDPEKVSELRQACLQVVAALAGQGTTQDEVDRLKQPLLKQIRDLKRSNSYWLSSIDESQSRPQVLDEVRNLEEFYQGLQAADLNPLASQYLPQERASWAVVSPQEAGGR; from the coding sequence ATGAAGCGTTTCTGCCTCACTCTGCTGGCCCTGTCTCTGTTCGTCCCTTATCTGCAGGCTCAACGCCCACGGGGCGAGGCCCCTGCCTGGGAACATGAATCCTCGGATATCCCGGTCAATCCCCGCATCCGATTCATCGATCTGGAAAACGGCATGCGCCTGGCCTGGATGGCCAATCCTGAACCCGACCAGCGCAGCTACCTGCGCATGCGCGTCTCGGTGGGCTCGCTGGCCGAAGAGGACGATGAGCTGGGAATGGCCCACTTTCTCGAGCACATGGCCTTCAACGGCACCCGAAACTTCCCTCCCGGCACCCTGGTGGAGTGGTTTCAGGAGCACGGAATGGCCTTTGGAGCCGATTCCAACGCCTCAACAGGCTTCGAGGCCACCGTCTACCAGATCGATCTGCCCTCCTCGGACGGCCAATCGATCGAAGAAGGGCTGCGGGTGCTGCGCGATTTCGCCGACCGCATCGTTCTCAGCGCTCAAGAGGTGGAGGCCGAGAAAGGCGTCATCGACGCCGAGCAGGTGGAGCGCGATTCCGCCAGCCTGCGGACCTTCGTCAAGCAGATGCAAATCGAGCTGGCGGGCACACGCATCCCCCAACGCCTTCCCATTGGCGAAAAGGAGGTGCGGGCCCGCTTCAGCGTCGACATGATCGAGAACTTCTACCGCAAGTGGTACCGTCCCGAAAACGTCACCCTGGTGCTGGTGGGAGACCTGGAAGATCTCGACCCCGAGCCCCTCATGCGCCAGGCCTTCGAGGACTGGAAGGCGCCCGACGGCCCTCCTCAGGAGGTGCCTCCCGTCCGACAGCCCACCTTTGAGGAGCGCTATTACAACATCTATGAGCAGGAGATCCCGACCGCTCAAGTCAGCCTGGAAATGCTGCGCCCTTACGAAGAGAGGCCGGATACCAAGGCCGAACGGCTCAAGGACCTGCCCCTCTCCATCGCCCGCGGCATGCTGAATCTGCGCTATTCGGAATTAGCCAAGCGGGCCGGCGCGCCCTTTCTCAACGCCAGCGTGGGCCGCAGTTCGGCCTTCGAGGTGATCGAGGGACAAAGCTTGACGGTCATCGCGGCTCCCGACAAGTGGCGGGAGGGGCTGGCTCAAGCCGAACAGGAATTGCGCCGGGCTATCCGCTTCGGCTTTCAGCAGCCCGAGCTTGAGGAAGTCAGGGCCAACGTCCTGCGCAGCCTGGACGAGTCGGTCGAGCGCGAGAAGACCCGCGCCAGCGGCGGATTCGTCAACAGCATCCTCTCGGCCGCCGGTAACGACGTGGTGGTCTCTGACGCTGAAACCAACCGCGCCATCCTTCGACCCGCCCTCGATGCACTGACGCTGCAGGCCTGTAACCAGGCCTTCTCGGAAGCCTGGGAGGAAGGCACGCTCCAACTCAGCCTGGTCGGAGCCGTCGACCTGGGCGAGGAAGCCGAACAGATCCTGCGCCAAGCCTTGCAGGAAAGCCGCCAAGTCGAGGTGGAGGCGCCCGAAGCCATCAGCGTGGAGGCCTTTGCCTATCAGTCCGACCCGGAAGTCAAGGGCGCGATCACCGAGCGGCGCCACATCGAGGATCTCGACATCCACCAGGCGGCCTTCGCCAACGGTGTCCTGGTCAACATCAAGAAGACCGACTTCAAGGAGAAGCAGATCCTCATTCAAGGACGGCTGGGGGAAGGCCTGCTGACCCTCGACAAAGACCGTCACCCAATGAGCCTGGTGGCCTCGCAGGTCTTTGCGGCCTCCGGACTCGAGGCCCACAGTTCGGATGATCTGCGCCGCATCCTGGCCGGCAAACAGACCGGCTTCAGTTTCTCGGTGGCCCAGGACTATTTCGGCATCGGAGGTTCCACCACCTCCGAGGACCTGCTGCTGGAGTGCGAGCTGATAGCGGCCTACCTGCAACATCCCGGCTGGCGTCCCGAGGGCATGAACCAGTTCAAAGCCGTGGTGCCGCGCATTTACGAAGGACTGCGCCATCAGCATCAGGGGCCGTTGCAAAGCCAGTTCATTCCCGGACTCTATAACAACGATCCGCGCTTCGGCCTGCCTCCTCAAGAGGCCGTCAGCCAGGTCAGCATGGATGACTTGCGCGCATGGCTCGATCCGCATCTCAGGGAGGCCCCGCTGGAGGTCACTTTCGTGGGCGACCTCGACGTGGAAGCGGTCCTGGATGCCGCCGCCCGCACTCTAGGACGCTTGCCTCAGCGGCGGCCCTTCCGCCGCTATCAGGACCGCCGCCAGGCTCCCGCGCCCAAGGCGGGGGTGACGGCTGAATACCAGATCGAAACCAGCGTGCCCAAGTCGCTGCTCTACATCGCTTATCCCACCACCGACGGCATGGAAACCGAGGTGCGGCGCAAACTCTATTTCCTCAGCCAGGTCGTCGACGACCGGCTGCGCAAGGAGATCCGGGAGAAGTTGGGAGCAGCCTACAGCCCCTCGGCCTCCTCCCAGACCAACACCGTCTTCCCCGGGGTGGGACTGCTGGCCGTCCAGTCCATGTCCGATCCCGAAAAGGTCTCCGAACTGCGCCAGGCCTGTCTGCAAGTGGTCGCAGCGTTGGCCGGCCAAGGGACCACTCAGGACGAAGTCGACCGCCTCAAGCAACCTCTGCTCAAGCAGATCCGCGACCTCAAGCGCTCCAACAGCTACTGGCTTTCCAGCATCGACGAGAGCCAAAGCCGCCCTCAAGTGCTGGACGAGGTGCGGAACCTGGAGGAGTTCTACCAAGGGCTGCAGGCTGCAGACCTCAACCCGCTGGCCTCCCAGTACCTGCCCCAAGAGCGGGCCTCGTGGGCCGTCGTCAGTCCTCAAGAGGCAGGCGGGCGATAG
- a CDS encoding Gldg family protein: MEFKINWDIVWALIKRDLLRYFSNPSGYVFITLFIFLSAAAGFWQEDFFRNNLANLDQLNEFFPYLLLFFIPALTMSVWSEERKQGTDELLLTLPATDLEVVLGKYAAALGVYTASLLLSLSHVLVLFWLGSPDLGLMFGNYLGFWLIGAAFIAVGMLASLLTDNATIAFILGAVFCSFFVFIGPVADSVWAWLSGMLSPMSVFDPFSDFAGGVISFSGLFYFFSLGALLLYANVLLIGRRHWPRQADGYPMWTHQLVRVAAIAVSVLALNVMLGRAGLRLDVTAEQLHSLSEQTHRVLRQLPDDRPVLIQAYISPQVPESYVQARANLLSTLREVDEVAGGAVEVYIQSTEPFSEEAREAREKFGIGPRQAADLEGGRSSVSEIFMGLAFTSGPREQVIEFFDRGLPPEYEIMRSIRVVADAQRKRVGVVNTGIRLFGGMDFQTMRTQPPWSVVEELRKQYDVVEISAAAPITQQLDGLLVVLPSSLSQEEMDNLQAYIETGVPSLLLVDPLPVSDISQAPSEQAGANRNPFMQNQPPPKPKGDIQSFMTALGVMWQPALVVWDSYNPHPDLSTLPPEVVFVGRGSGNPMAFNPDSIITSQLQEVVLLYPGLLTGADEEHEFTPLLATGQQAGTVLYQEMVSRGFFGAQLNPRPLRNRGPGSFVCAARVRSRSLPPAEADSEEADSQDSDQDAGSADSEEESASGTDVIVVTDLDFISEQFFRIRAAGPENLNFDNVTFFLNAMDSLLGDESFIDLRSRRVQHRTLTAVEEQIREFNEQRLIQEEAAQQEADTALAEAQQRLNDAVAEVRNRADLDQQAKQFMARNLQEVESRKLEVTEANIESRRQSQVRAAEEEMEAKIRSIQSNIRTFAVLLPPIPVLLLGVWIFLRRRRRENVGAAESRKLKEEQ, translated from the coding sequence ATGGAATTCAAGATCAACTGGGACATCGTTTGGGCCTTGATCAAGCGCGATCTGCTCCGCTACTTCTCCAATCCCTCGGGATACGTGTTCATCACCTTGTTTATTTTCCTGAGTGCGGCGGCGGGATTCTGGCAGGAGGACTTCTTCCGCAACAACCTGGCCAATCTCGACCAGCTCAACGAGTTCTTCCCTTACTTGCTGCTCTTTTTCATCCCCGCACTGACCATGTCGGTGTGGTCGGAGGAGCGCAAGCAGGGGACGGATGAGCTGCTCTTGACGCTTCCCGCCACCGATCTCGAGGTCGTGCTGGGCAAGTATGCGGCCGCCCTGGGCGTGTATACCGCTTCCTTGCTGCTGTCGCTCAGCCACGTCCTGGTGCTTTTCTGGCTGGGCAGTCCCGACTTGGGACTGATGTTCGGCAATTACCTGGGATTCTGGCTGATCGGAGCCGCCTTTATCGCCGTGGGCATGCTGGCTTCGCTGCTGACCGACAACGCCACCATCGCCTTCATCCTGGGCGCCGTCTTCTGCTCCTTCTTCGTCTTTATCGGGCCGGTGGCCGATTCGGTTTGGGCCTGGCTGAGCGGGATGCTCTCGCCCATGAGCGTCTTCGATCCTTTCAGCGACTTCGCCGGCGGAGTCATCAGCTTTTCGGGGCTTTTCTATTTCTTCTCGCTGGGGGCGCTGCTGCTCTATGCCAACGTGCTGCTGATCGGGCGCCGTCACTGGCCGCGCCAGGCTGACGGCTACCCCATGTGGACGCATCAGTTGGTCCGTGTGGCAGCCATCGCCGTGTCGGTTCTGGCCCTCAACGTCATGCTGGGACGCGCCGGCCTGCGGCTGGACGTGACCGCCGAGCAACTGCACTCCCTCAGCGAGCAGACCCATCGCGTGCTGCGTCAATTGCCGGACGACCGTCCCGTGCTGATTCAGGCCTATATCTCGCCCCAGGTGCCGGAGAGCTACGTGCAGGCACGCGCCAATCTGCTCAGCACTTTGCGCGAGGTGGACGAAGTGGCGGGAGGCGCCGTCGAGGTCTACATCCAGTCCACCGAGCCCTTCAGCGAAGAGGCCCGCGAGGCCCGCGAGAAATTCGGCATCGGTCCACGCCAGGCGGCCGACCTGGAAGGCGGACGCAGCAGTGTCTCCGAAATCTTCATGGGTTTGGCCTTCACCAGCGGACCGCGCGAACAGGTGATCGAGTTTTTTGACCGCGGACTGCCCCCCGAATACGAGATCATGCGCAGCATCCGGGTGGTGGCCGACGCCCAGCGCAAGCGGGTGGGCGTGGTCAATACCGGCATCCGGCTTTTCGGGGGCATGGACTTCCAAACCATGCGCACCCAGCCGCCCTGGTCGGTCGTGGAGGAGTTGCGCAAACAGTACGACGTGGTGGAAATCTCGGCCGCCGCCCCCATCACCCAACAACTGGACGGATTGTTGGTGGTGCTTCCGTCTTCCCTTTCTCAGGAGGAGATGGACAATCTGCAAGCCTACATCGAGACCGGCGTTCCCTCCTTGCTGCTGGTCGATCCCTTGCCGGTAAGCGATATTTCTCAGGCTCCCAGCGAGCAGGCGGGAGCAAACCGCAATCCCTTCATGCAGAATCAGCCCCCGCCCAAGCCTAAGGGCGACATTCAATCTTTCATGACGGCGCTGGGAGTGATGTGGCAGCCTGCGCTGGTGGTGTGGGACTCCTACAATCCGCATCCCGACCTCTCCACCCTTCCTCCCGAGGTGGTGTTCGTGGGCCGAGGCAGCGGCAATCCCATGGCCTTTAATCCGGACTCCATCATCACCTCCCAGTTGCAGGAAGTGGTGCTGCTCTATCCCGGACTGCTGACCGGCGCCGACGAGGAGCATGAATTCACTCCCCTGCTGGCCACCGGGCAACAAGCGGGGACGGTGCTTTACCAGGAAATGGTGAGCCGCGGCTTTTTCGGCGCCCAGCTCAATCCCCGTCCTCTGCGCAACCGCGGACCGGGCTCTTTCGTTTGCGCCGCCCGCGTCCGCTCACGCTCGCTGCCCCCGGCGGAGGCCGATTCCGAGGAGGCGGATTCGCAGGATTCAGACCAGGACGCCGGCTCGGCGGATTCCGAAGAGGAGTCGGCCTCGGGAACCGACGTCATCGTCGTCACCGACCTCGACTTCATCTCCGAGCAGTTCTTCCGCATCCGGGCGGCCGGGCCGGAGAACCTCAATTTCGACAACGTGACCTTCTTCCTCAACGCCATGGACAGCCTCCTGGGAGACGAGTCCTTCATCGATCTGCGCAGCCGGAGGGTACAGCATCGGACGTTGACCGCGGTAGAAGAGCAGATCCGTGAGTTCAACGAACAGCGCCTGATTCAGGAAGAGGCCGCTCAGCAGGAAGCCGACACCGCTTTGGCCGAAGCTCAGCAGCGCCTCAACGATGCCGTGGCCGAGGTGCGCAACCGCGCCGATCTCGACCAGCAGGCCAAGCAGTTCATGGCTCGCAACCTGCAAGAGGTGGAAAGCCGCAAGCTGGAGGTGACCGAAGCCAATATCGAGTCGCGCCGCCAGTCCCAGGTGCGGGCGGCCGAGGAAGAGATGGAGGCCAAGATACGCAGCATCCAGAGCAACATCCGCACCTTCGCGGTTTTGTTGCCGCCCATACCCGTGCTGCTGCTGGGCGTTTGGATCTTCCTGCGCCGCCGCCGCCGCGAGAACGTGGGCGCCGCGGAAAGCCGGAAACTCAAGGAGGAGCAATGA